Part of the Aggregatilinea lenta genome, ACGAGGCCGATCCCGCCGCCGCGCTGGGCCGCCTGCTGCGCGCCCACGCCCAGCCGATCGCCGTGCTGCCCGTCCCGGCACAGATCGTGCCGCGCCGCCAGAGCACCGATGAAGGTATGCAGCGCATCGTGCACGATCTGGCAATCACGCGCGTCTACAACCCGCGCGTGTTCGCGGCGTCGCCGTTCACCAATCCGCTGACAGTCGGCTTCATTCTCGGCTGGATCACCGAGCGCGAGGGGCGCTGGTGGGGCCGCCGCACGTGGTGGGGCTTTGCCGCGTTCCGCCTGCTAATCGCGTACGCGCTCGACCGCCTGCGCTTTGGACGCGCCTTCAACCTCGCCGCCTACGCGCAGTTGTTCATGCTCGACACGTTCGTTTCGCCCGTGCTCTGGCTGCGCGCGCTGGTCCGCCGCACGATCACCACTGAAGGCCGCACCTACCGCCTCTACCGGGGCGGGCAAACCGTGCCAGAGATGCCAAAGGACGCCGCATGACGACCGCACCGACCTCTCGCCGCCGCAGGCCGCTCAAGTGGATTCTCCTGTCGATCGTGCTGATCGCCGTTGCCGCCTTGCTTCTGTGGATCTGGCAGGGCAGCGACGTGACGCCGCGCAGCGCGGTGCTCGCCACCCACACGCCGCAACCTGAAGCACGCCGTTATGAAGTTGACATCGACGAATCCGCGCTGAACGTGATCGTGGATACGCGCATCGGCCAGGTGCACGGCGCGTTCGAGCTGACCAGCGGCACAATCGAGCTGGTGCAGGAAACGGGCGGCTGGCGGCTGTACGCCAACTTCACGCTCGACGGGCGCTCGCTGGATGTGGGTAACGGGCTGGTGAACACGACCATCCGCCGCGCGCTGGAACTGGACCAGTACCCGGAGGGCGTGTACATCGCCCGCAGCGACGATCTGCTGCCCGACCCGCCGACCTCCGCAACGCTGTCACTGGCCGGGGAAGTCGAGCTGCATGGCGTGGTGCAGACCTACACCGTGCCGACTGACGTGGACATCGACGGCGACCGGATCACACTCTCGGCGCAGATGCCCATCGACGTGGCGGCGTTCGGCGTCAGCGTGCCGTCGCTGCTGGCAAGCGACGAGCTTCAGACAGATTTGCAGGTGGTCGCATATGAGGACGTCGCCGCGCCGGTCGTCACCGCCACGGCGGATGCGGGGGAATAGCCGCGAAGGTCGGTCGTCGGTACGACCGCACCTCCCAGACCCTCTCCAATCAAGCTAGAGAGGGCAGACAACTGATTGCAGGGTTTGTAGGGGCGGGTTTATGAGGGTGTTTAATAAGTCCCCTCAACCCTCGGCCCCTTCTCCCACAGAGGGGAAATGGGGCGATTTTTCCCTCGCCCTGAAGGGCGAAGGGTGGCACGCAGTGCCGGGAGCGGGTTTTTCAACACCCTCTATGACCCACCCGGCCTTTCCCTACGCTCTAGGAAACGTCCAGACGGCTGAATTGGTCGAGGATGGAATCCCATAGTCCGGCGACACCTAAAATCGATGCCCAATGCTCGATATACGGGTAATCCAGTGACACATGGTAATTCACCATCACGGCCAAAATGTCGCGCACGTGTTTATCAAGCAGCCTGCCACCGCCCCAACGCAGTTTATGGAGGATGATATCTTCGGGCGTAAGGAACCAGGCTCGCTCTCCGGTCAAGGCCAGCGCGCCTTCGCGGCGGCGGGACAGGGCCTCCTCAGCAAACGCATCTCCCCTGACGACGAATAGATCCGCTTTCCAGAATCCATCGTTGACCGAAAAAGAACCGCCTCCAGCCGCTCGTGCCGTTTCTTCGCGGGGTACATACCAGCCCAGATCTTCAAATGCGACGATCAGCGGGTCCACAGCATCCGCATCGAGCGCCAGAGAGAGATCGATGTCTTCGGTGGTACGCGGCTCGCCGTAATACGAGCTTGCCACGGAGCCGCCAATGGCGTAAGGAATCTGAAGGCGTTGAAGAACGGCGAGCAGCGCCTGCAAAAACGCCCTCATGCTTGCTGTTCTCGATCCAGCCGCCCGGCAGCCGACACGTCGTGGATGAACTCGATCATCTGGAACATCGCCTCAAGCCGCTCCTCCGGCGAGTAACGCGCGAGGCGCTTGAGGTGCTCGAAGTCCATCTCGCGGATCACCTGCTCGATGATCGCCATGGTTACGTCGCTTGTCTGGCCGGAATGCCCCCCCGGATCAGCCACCATCAGCCTGCCCTCAATCTGCTGCCGTTGATGCCAGTATACACGACTCTGCGGGCAATTCCGCTCACGCCATGACCCGGCGCACGGCAAACACCGCCGCCAGCGCCAGCGCCCAGGCCGCATAGCCCACAACCAGCACCCGTCCCAGCGACCAGCCCGCTTTGGTCCCCTGCCACGCGATGATCATGAAGATCAGCGTGGGGATGATGTTCACCAGCAGCACGCCGGTGAACTCGGTCATGGTCGCCTGCTTGTCGTCCGCGCCCGCATACACGATCCACATGCCCAGCGGAATGTTCAACGGCATGACCGCCGCAATGGACGCAAACCCGCGCGAATAGTTGCGCAGCGCCGCGACCGCCAGGATGATCAGGATCGAGACCACCACCGGCAGGGTCTTGGCAACGTCGATATGAATGGGCATAACTGCTCTCCCGGAGATCCCCCGCTGCAACCAGACGCAAAAACGGGGCGACACCGCTGCCGCCCCGCTGAACTGACGTATTTCAGAAGCGTGACTACGCTTCTTCCTTCTGCTTCTCGGCCTTCGCGATGATGTCCGCCTGGATGTTGCCCGGCACGCGCTCGTAGCGCG contains:
- a CDS encoding YceI family protein encodes the protein MTTAPTSRRRRPLKWILLSIVLIAVAALLLWIWQGSDVTPRSAVLATHTPQPEARRYEVDIDESALNVIVDTRIGQVHGAFELTSGTIELVQETGGWRLYANFTLDGRSLDVGNGLVNTTIRRALELDQYPEGVYIARSDDLLPDPPTSATLSLAGEVELHGVVQTYTVPTDVDIDGDRITLSAQMPIDVAAFGVSVPSLLASDELQTDLQVVAYEDVAAPVVTATADAGE